A genome region from Ligilactobacillus cholophilus includes the following:
- a CDS encoding FAD-binding oxidoreductase: MKKKTNKIAMIIFSSIPLLMTIPLFVLGKTDIKYFLGEFAYCLFIFDVILGLRPEWIEKLIELKQVYFIHGIMAILAVIFSGLHVEMSHIDGISGLVGNMAFYGSILITILALIFLTNQFLGEIPIVRHIINMVRKVCSMFAVTRELNLLIHVLSPLIVVFIYLHVLFIPEFSQRPSFMMFFEGYFVFFVVAYLYYGVYRKLHVAKYKIETINRLNQNTYEISLNYVKGRRLKIKGGQFVFIQLPFAKMDEYHPFSLLENTEKGKHIKLGIKAVGDFTDKLAEVQPGTIAKIKGVYGHFTAPRGKAPVVAIAGGIGVTPCISLMQSLSEKRKGYLIWSIHSENDKVFENEFQKLQKTHPNVKVIYHNSSQMGHLNAKQLRNEIPELDEHKMIDCFICGPAPMTKSVTKDLQRLGVKDKNIITEGFIF, translated from the coding sequence GTGAAAAAGAAAACAAATAAGATAGCAATGATTATATTCTCTAGTATTCCATTATTAATGACAATTCCGTTATTTGTTTTGGGCAAAACAGATATCAAATATTTTTTAGGAGAATTTGCTTACTGCTTATTTATTTTTGATGTAATTTTAGGTTTACGTCCAGAGTGGATTGAAAAATTAATTGAATTAAAACAAGTTTATTTTATTCATGGAATTATGGCTATTTTAGCAGTAATTTTTAGTGGGCTACATGTTGAAATGAGTCATATAGATGGTATATCAGGATTAGTTGGGAATATGGCTTTTTATGGTTCTATTTTAATAACAATATTAGCTTTAATATTTTTGACTAATCAGTTTTTAGGGGAAATCCCAATTGTTCGTCATATTATTAATATGGTACGTAAGGTCTGTTCAATGTTTGCAGTAACACGTGAATTAAACTTGTTAATACATGTGTTATCACCATTGATTGTTGTTTTCATTTATTTGCATGTATTATTTATTCCTGAATTTAGTCAACGACCAAGTTTTATGATGTTTTTTGAAGGATATTTTGTATTCTTTGTTGTTGCCTATTTATATTATGGAGTTTATCGCAAATTACATGTTGCAAAATATAAGATCGAAACAATCAACAGATTGAATCAAAATACGTACGAAATAAGTTTAAATTATGTAAAAGGAAGAAGATTGAAAATAAAGGGTGGACAGTTTGTCTTTATTCAATTACCTTTTGCTAAAATGGATGAATATCATCCTTTCTCTTTATTAGAAAATACTGAAAAAGGAAAACATATAAAGTTGGGAATAAAAGCGGTAGGAGATTTTACTGATAAACTAGCTGAAGTACAACCAGGCACAATTGCTAAAATTAAAGGTGTATATGGTCATTTTACAGCACCTAGAGGAAAGGCTCCTGTTGTTGCAATTGCTGGTGGAATTGGAGTAACTCCATGTATTAGTTTGATGCAATCCTTATCCGAAAAACGAAAGGGATATTTAATTTGGAGTATTCATTCTGAAAATGATAAAGTTTTTGAAAATGAATTTCAAAAATTACAAAAAACTCATCCAAATGTTAAAGTTATTTATCATAATTCTTCTCAGATGGGACATTTAAATGCAAAACAATTAAGAAATGAAATTCCAGAGTTAGATGAGCATAAAATGATTGATTGCTTTATTTGTGGTCCTGCACCAATGACCAAAAGTGTTACAAAAGACTTGCAGAGATTGGGTGTAAAGGATAAGAATATTATCACTGAAGGATTTATTTTTTAA